The following are from one region of the Streptomyces fradiae genome:
- the aceE gene encoding pyruvate dehydrogenase (acetyl-transferring), homodimeric type: protein MTDPVGKIPSELDQLPDRDTEETAEWAASLDAVTKAAGPHRAAYLMRRTLQHADTAGLALPKLLETDYLNTIPTSAEPVISDFGGDEELERKITAWNRWNAAAMVTRGSKHGVGGHIATFASAAWLYETGFNHFFKGKESGEAAGSGDQLYIQGHASPGIYARAFLDGRLTEAHLDNFRQESGGNGLPSYPHPRRLPWLWEFPTVSMGLGPLSAIYQARFNRYLTNRGIKDVSSSHVWAFLGDGEMDEPESTAALALAAREGLDNLTFVINCNLQRLDGPVRANFKIVQELEAQFRGAGWNVVKSLWGNAWDELFALDTTGALVRRLREVPDAQVQTYQTRDAAYIRQDFFGKDPALVAMAQLLSDDKILECFHLSRGGHEPRKVYAAYKAALEFKGAPTVILAQTVKGFTLGEGFASKNANHQMKKLSTDEFKNMRDLLDLPISDAQFVDGVVPYGHPGADSPEVRYLQERRAALGGPAPARRVHPLAPLPAPADKAFAAFDKGSGTQSVATTMAFVRLVKDLVRDKETGKRWVPIVPDEARTFGMESLFPSLGIYSPKGQTYEPVDRDQLMYYKEAVNGQILNEGITEAGSMADFIAASTAYATHGEAMIPFYIFYSMFGWQRTADQMWQLGDQLGRGFLVGATAGRTTLTGEGLQHADGHSPVIAATNPAALSYDPAFAYEVAAIVKEGLRRMYGEAAEGEDQNVFYYLTVYNEPMPQPAKPGHAGVDEGIVKGLYRFNTAESAGLELPANAARIQLLASGTAIHWALEAQKLLAAEWGVAADVWSATSWTELRRDALEADAALLRGEERVPYVRQVLEGVDSPVLAVSDYMRQVPDQIAQWIEQDYTSLGADGFGLSDTRAAARRHFGIDAESIVVAALAQLARRGEVQATAVKEARERYGL from the coding sequence ATGACCGATCCCGTAGGCAAGATTCCGAGCGAGCTCGACCAGCTCCCGGACCGTGACACCGAGGAGACCGCCGAGTGGGCGGCCTCCCTGGACGCCGTCACCAAGGCCGCCGGCCCCCACCGGGCCGCCTACCTGATGCGCCGCACCCTCCAGCACGCCGACACGGCGGGCCTCGCCCTGCCGAAGCTGCTGGAGACGGACTACCTCAACACCATCCCCACCTCCGCCGAGCCGGTCATCAGCGACTTCGGCGGAGACGAGGAGCTGGAGCGGAAGATCACCGCGTGGAACCGCTGGAACGCGGCCGCGATGGTCACCCGCGGCTCCAAGCACGGCGTCGGCGGCCACATCGCGACCTTCGCGTCCGCGGCCTGGCTGTACGAGACCGGCTTCAACCACTTCTTCAAGGGCAAGGAGTCCGGCGAGGCCGCCGGCTCCGGCGACCAGCTCTACATCCAGGGCCACGCCTCCCCCGGCATCTACGCCCGCGCCTTCCTCGACGGGCGGCTTACCGAGGCGCACCTCGACAACTTCCGGCAGGAGTCCGGCGGCAACGGCCTGCCCTCCTACCCGCACCCGCGGCGCCTCCCCTGGCTGTGGGAGTTCCCCACCGTCTCCATGGGTCTCGGCCCGCTCTCCGCGATCTACCAGGCGCGCTTCAACCGCTACCTGACCAACCGCGGCATCAAGGACGTCTCCTCCTCGCACGTCTGGGCCTTCCTGGGCGACGGCGAGATGGACGAGCCCGAGTCGACGGCGGCCCTCGCACTGGCGGCCCGCGAGGGCCTGGACAACCTGACCTTCGTCATCAACTGCAACCTGCAGCGCCTCGACGGCCCGGTCCGCGCCAACTTCAAGATCGTGCAGGAGCTGGAGGCCCAGTTCCGCGGCGCCGGCTGGAACGTCGTGAAGTCGCTGTGGGGCAACGCCTGGGACGAGCTGTTCGCGCTCGACACCACCGGCGCCCTGGTCCGCCGCCTCCGCGAGGTCCCGGACGCGCAGGTCCAGACGTACCAGACCCGCGACGCCGCGTACATCCGCCAGGACTTCTTCGGCAAGGACCCGGCGCTCGTCGCGATGGCGCAGCTGCTGTCCGACGACAAGATCCTCGAGTGCTTCCACCTCTCCCGCGGTGGCCACGAGCCGCGCAAGGTGTACGCCGCGTACAAGGCCGCCCTGGAGTTCAAGGGCGCGCCGACGGTGATCCTGGCGCAGACCGTGAAGGGCTTCACCCTGGGCGAGGGCTTCGCGTCGAAGAACGCGAACCACCAGATGAAGAAGCTGTCCACGGACGAGTTCAAGAACATGCGGGACCTGCTCGACCTGCCGATCTCGGACGCGCAGTTCGTCGACGGCGTGGTGCCGTACGGCCACCCGGGCGCCGACTCCCCCGAGGTCCGCTACCTCCAGGAGCGCCGCGCGGCCCTCGGCGGCCCGGCCCCGGCCCGCCGGGTGCACCCGCTGGCCCCGCTGCCGGCCCCGGCCGACAAGGCCTTCGCCGCCTTCGACAAGGGCTCCGGCACGCAGTCCGTCGCCACCACGATGGCCTTCGTGCGCCTGGTCAAGGACCTGGTCCGCGACAAGGAGACCGGCAAGCGCTGGGTCCCGATCGTCCCGGACGAGGCCCGTACCTTCGGCATGGAGTCGCTGTTCCCCTCGCTCGGCATCTACTCGCCGAAGGGCCAGACGTACGAGCCGGTCGACCGCGACCAGCTGATGTACTACAAGGAGGCCGTCAACGGCCAGATCCTGAACGAGGGCATCACCGAGGCCGGCTCGATGGCCGACTTCATCGCCGCGTCCACCGCGTACGCGACGCACGGCGAGGCGATGATCCCGTTCTACATCTTCTACTCGATGTTCGGCTGGCAGCGGACCGCCGACCAGATGTGGCAGCTCGGCGACCAGCTCGGCCGCGGCTTCCTCGTCGGCGCGACCGCGGGCCGTACGACGCTGACCGGTGAGGGCCTGCAGCACGCCGACGGCCACTCCCCCGTCATCGCGGCCACCAACCCGGCGGCGCTGAGCTACGACCCGGCGTTCGCGTACGAGGTCGCGGCCATCGTCAAGGAGGGCCTGCGCCGGATGTACGGCGAGGCGGCCGAGGGCGAGGACCAGAACGTCTTCTACTACCTCACCGTCTACAACGAGCCGATGCCGCAGCCGGCCAAGCCGGGCCACGCGGGCGTCGACGAGGGCATCGTCAAGGGCCTCTACCGCTTCAACACGGCCGAGTCGGCCGGCCTGGAGCTGCCCGCGAACGCCGCCCGCATCCAGCTGCTCGCCTCCGGCACGGCGATCCACTGGGCCCTGGAGGCGCAGAAGCTGCTCGCCGCCGAGTGGGGCGTGGCCGCCGACGTGTGGTCCGCGACCTCCTGGACCGAGCTGCGCCGCGACGCGCTTGAGGCCGACGCGGCCCTGCTGCGCGGCGAGGAGCGCGTGCCGTACGTCCGCCAGGTCCTGGAGGGCGTGGACTCCCCGGTCCTCGCGGTCTCCGACTACATGCGCCAGGTCCCGGACCAGATCGCGCAGTGGATCGAGCAGGACTACACCTCGCTCGGCGCCGACGGCTTCGGCCTCTCGGACACCCGCGCGGCGGCCCGCCGCCACTTCGGCATCGACGCCGAGTCCATCGTCGTCGCCGCCCTCGCCCAGCTCGCCCGCCGCGGCGAGGTCCAGGCGACCGCGGTCAAGGAGGCCCGGGAGCGCTACGGCCTGTAA
- a CDS encoding Lrp/AsnC family transcriptional regulator, whose amino-acid sequence MPVLDDLDRGLIHALHVDARAPFTLVAEVLGSSTQTVVRRYRRLRAEGGLRVVALPDPRSAGTHQWFLRLTAATRTAHDLAVALARRPDTSWVRLTSGGTEIVAIVHAPPSGPDAHSLLLRDIPRTAGITAVSAHYLLHTYLGGPTPWRGRLGTLSPEQEARLRAGHPGPAVDPAADPEPYPLGEADRRLLAALREDARAPYAELAAATGTTPATVARRLTELRVRGALFFDIDIEPAVLGVTVSALLWMQVAPSRLDEVATALAGHAELAVVAATTGPTNLVAHALCSDAEALHHYLTRRLALDAITRIETAPVLRTYKAAATLRG is encoded by the coding sequence ATGCCCGTACTCGACGACCTCGACCGCGGCCTGATCCACGCCCTCCACGTGGACGCCCGGGCCCCTTTCACCCTCGTCGCCGAGGTCCTCGGCTCCTCCACCCAGACCGTCGTACGCCGCTACCGCCGGCTCCGCGCCGAGGGCGGGCTTCGCGTGGTGGCCCTGCCGGACCCGCGCAGCGCCGGCACCCACCAGTGGTTCCTGCGGCTGACGGCCGCGACCCGTACCGCTCACGACCTCGCCGTCGCGCTGGCCCGCCGCCCCGACACCTCGTGGGTGCGGCTGACCTCCGGGGGCACCGAGATCGTCGCGATCGTGCACGCCCCGCCGAGCGGCCCGGACGCCCACTCGCTCCTGCTGCGCGACATCCCGCGCACCGCCGGCATCACCGCCGTCTCCGCGCACTATCTGCTGCACACCTACCTCGGCGGGCCCACCCCCTGGCGCGGCCGGCTCGGCACGCTCAGCCCCGAGCAGGAGGCCCGACTGCGGGCCGGGCACCCGGGACCGGCCGTGGACCCGGCCGCGGACCCGGAGCCGTACCCGCTGGGCGAGGCCGACCGCCGGCTGCTGGCCGCGCTGCGGGAGGACGCCCGCGCCCCGTACGCGGAGCTGGCCGCCGCGACCGGCACCACGCCGGCCACCGTCGCCCGCCGGCTGACCGAACTGCGGGTGCGCGGCGCCCTGTTCTTCGACATCGACATCGAGCCGGCCGTGCTCGGTGTCACCGTCTCCGCGCTGCTGTGGATGCAGGTCGCCCCGAGCCGGCTCGACGAGGTCGCCACGGCCCTGGCCGGGCATGCCGAGCTCGCGGTCGTCGCGGCGACCACCGGTCCGACGAACCTGGTCGCGCACGCCCTGTGCTCGGACGCCGAGGCCCTGCACCACTACCTGACCCGGCGCCTCGCCCTGGACGCGATCACCCGGATCGAGACGGCGCCCGTGCTCCGTACGTACAAGGCCGCCGCCACCCTGCGCGGCTGA
- a CDS encoding MFS transporter yields the protein MTQPALTASTPASAPAAVPYPARWTALIALLVAEAMNLLDATVVQVAGPVIHADLGGPAAAIPWYSAAYTLTFALGLLTAARLGDIAGRRRVFRIGVAAFALTSLACALAPGGGVLIGLRAAQGLAAALIIPQTFGLIRAMFDGDELPRALGAIGPVMGLSAVLGPVLGGILTHADLLGTSWRAVFLVNLPLAAAVLLLARHLREDRAPVRPRLDPVGTVLAMAGTALLVCPLAAGTGAPGGAAWAAAGLGALVLAGFVVHQRRAAAAGRTPLVEPSLLRGRAFPAALATSTLFFAVMNGVMITVVLQLELGLDRGPLAAGLTLLPWSAGLAVGSWAAGSRFVPRHGGARVLCAGLVALAAGLAAAALAYRAAPTGHYPLGLPFALALAGLGVGLFTAPFFTLALRPVSDQEAGSAAGLLNAVQQLGGTLGVAVIGGIYLTTTSPHQALATSAALLALTAPAARAMLARPRTPTAK from the coding sequence ATGACACAGCCAGCCCTGACCGCTTCCACACCCGCTTCCGCGCCCGCCGCCGTCCCGTATCCCGCCCGCTGGACCGCCCTGATCGCGCTGCTCGTCGCCGAGGCCATGAACCTCCTCGACGCGACCGTCGTGCAGGTCGCCGGACCCGTCATCCACGCCGACCTGGGCGGCCCGGCCGCCGCGATCCCCTGGTACTCCGCCGCGTACACCCTCACCTTCGCGCTCGGCCTGCTCACAGCCGCCCGCCTCGGCGACATCGCGGGCCGCCGCCGGGTCTTCCGGATCGGGGTCGCGGCCTTCGCGCTCACCTCGCTGGCCTGCGCGCTCGCGCCGGGCGGCGGCGTGCTCATCGGGCTGCGCGCGGCGCAGGGCCTGGCGGCGGCGCTGATCATCCCGCAGACCTTCGGGCTGATCCGGGCGATGTTCGACGGTGACGAACTGCCCAGGGCGCTGGGCGCGATCGGCCCGGTGATGGGCCTTTCCGCGGTCCTCGGGCCGGTGCTCGGCGGGATCCTCACCCACGCCGACCTGCTCGGCACCTCCTGGCGCGCGGTCTTCCTGGTCAACCTGCCGCTCGCCGCCGCCGTCCTGCTGCTCGCCCGGCACCTGCGCGAGGACCGCGCGCCCGTACGGCCACGCCTTGACCCGGTCGGCACGGTCCTCGCGATGGCCGGCACCGCGCTGCTCGTGTGCCCGCTCGCCGCCGGGACCGGGGCTCCGGGCGGCGCCGCGTGGGCCGCCGCCGGGCTCGGCGCGCTCGTGCTCGCCGGGTTCGTCGTCCACCAGCGTCGGGCGGCCGCCGCGGGCCGTACGCCACTGGTCGAGCCGTCGCTGCTGCGCGGGCGCGCGTTCCCGGCCGCGCTCGCCACCTCCACGCTGTTCTTCGCCGTCATGAACGGCGTCATGATCACCGTGGTGCTCCAGCTGGAACTCGGCCTGGACCGCGGCCCGCTCGCCGCCGGCCTCACCCTGCTGCCCTGGTCCGCGGGCCTGGCCGTCGGCTCCTGGGCCGCCGGCAGCCGGTTCGTCCCGCGCCACGGCGGCGCCCGCGTCCTGTGCGCCGGGCTGGTCGCCCTCGCGGCCGGCCTGGCCGCCGCCGCACTCGCCTACCGCGCCGCCCCCACCGGGCACTACCCCCTCGGCCTCCCCTTCGCCCTCGCCCTCGCCGGCCTCGGCGTCGGCCTCTTCACCGCCCCCTTCTTCACCCTCGCCCTGCGCCCCGTCTCCGACCAGGAGGCCGGCTCCGCCGCCGGCCTCCTCAACGCCGTCCAACAACTCGGCGGCACCCTCGGCGTCGCCGTCATCGGCGGCATCTACCTGACCACCACAAGCCCCCACCAGGCCCTGGCCACGTCCGCCGCCCTCCTCGCCCTGACGGCCCCGGCGGCCCGGGCGATGCTGGCCCGGCCCCGTACCCCCACAGCAAAGTGA